In Marinicella rhabdoformis, a genomic segment contains:
- the acnB gene encoding bifunctional aconitate hydratase 2/2-methylisocitrate dehydratase gives MSDFLTNYHQHVAERAEQGIVPLALDAEQTAQLIELLKNPADNNTEELMSLFTTRIPAGVDDATYVKASFLSAIVAGDESSPLISQIEAIKILGTMQGGYNIEPLVKALENDELAATAVEALSHTLLMFDSFYDIEEMAKAGNNHAQKVMQSWADAEWFTSKDTLAEKITLTVFKVTGETNTDDLSPAQDAWSRPDIPLHAKAMLKNAREGIVPDEEGVIGPMKLIDELESRGFPLAYVGDVVGTGSSRKSAINSVLWHMGDDIPFIPNKRAGGFVLGGKIAPIFFNTAEDSGALPIEVDVNNLNMGDVIDVYPYEGKITKHDSDEILAEFELKTDVLLDEVRAGGRIPLIIGRGLTQRARQSLGLPQSDIFRTPQDVASSDKGYTLAQKMVGKACGVEGVRPDQYCEPKMTTVGSQDTTGPMTRDELKDLACLGFSADLVMQSFCHTAAYPKPVDVKTHHTLPDFIQNRAGVSLRPGDGIIHSWLNRMLLPDTVGTGGDSHTRFPLGISFPAGSGLVAFGAATGVMPLDMPESVLVRFKGEMKPGITLRDLVHAIPYYAIQEGLLTVEKKGKKNIFSGRILEIEGLGDLKVEQAFELSDASAERSAAACTIKLNEEPIIEYLNSNIVLLKWMIAEGYGDRRTIERRIVAMEEWLENPQLMEADKDAEYAAVIEIDLADINEPILCAPNDPDDARLLSEVQGDKIDEVFIGSCMTNIGHFRAAGKLLDKFTDTLPTRLWIAPPTKMDEALLTEEGYYSIFGKSGARTEMPGCSLCMGNQARVAPGCTVVSTSTRNFPNRLGQGANVYLASAELAAIASLMGKLPTVEEYMSYASVLEEGEADTYRYMNFDQLDRYLKDAKTVTLELKQVS, from the coding sequence ATGTCAGATTTCTTAACAAATTACCACCAGCATGTCGCAGAACGTGCAGAACAAGGCATTGTGCCTTTGGCTTTGGACGCCGAACAGACAGCACAATTAATTGAACTATTAAAAAACCCAGCTGATAACAACACTGAAGAATTGATGTCGTTGTTTACCACTCGTATCCCTGCTGGCGTAGATGATGCCACTTATGTCAAAGCATCTTTTCTTTCGGCCATCGTAGCTGGAGATGAATCTTCGCCTTTGATTTCTCAAATTGAAGCCATCAAAATCTTGGGCACCATGCAAGGCGGCTACAATATTGAGCCCTTGGTTAAAGCACTAGAAAATGATGAATTGGCAGCCACAGCTGTTGAAGCTTTATCTCACACTTTATTGATGTTTGACAGTTTTTACGATATTGAAGAAATGGCCAAAGCCGGAAACAACCACGCACAAAAAGTCATGCAATCATGGGCTGATGCAGAATGGTTTACAAGCAAAGATACGTTGGCAGAAAAAATCACTTTAACCGTTTTTAAAGTTACTGGCGAAACCAACACCGATGATTTATCACCTGCACAAGATGCTTGGTCACGCCCTGACATCCCTTTGCATGCCAAAGCGATGTTGAAAAATGCCCGTGAAGGTATCGTACCTGATGAAGAAGGTGTGATTGGCCCAATGAAATTAATAGACGAATTAGAATCTCGTGGCTTTCCTTTGGCCTATGTGGGCGACGTGGTCGGTACTGGGTCTTCACGTAAGTCAGCCATCAACTCTGTGTTATGGCACATGGGTGATGACATTCCTTTCATTCCAAACAAACGCGCTGGCGGTTTTGTTTTGGGTGGTAAAATTGCTCCAATTTTCTTCAACACAGCTGAAGATTCGGGCGCATTACCAATCGAGGTTGATGTTAACAACCTGAACATGGGTGATGTGATCGACGTATATCCATATGAAGGCAAAATCACCAAGCATGACAGTGATGAAATTTTGGCTGAATTTGAGTTAAAAACTGATGTATTGTTAGATGAAGTTCGTGCCGGTGGCCGCATTCCATTGATCATTGGTCGTGGTTTAACACAACGTGCCAGACAGTCTTTGGGCTTACCGCAAAGCGACATATTCCGCACACCACAAGATGTGGCCAGCAGTGACAAAGGCTATACTTTGGCCCAAAAAATGGTCGGCAAAGCCTGTGGCGTAGAAGGTGTTCGTCCAGATCAATACTGCGAACCAAAAATGACCACAGTAGGTTCACAAGACACCACTGGCCCAATGACACGTGATGAACTGAAAGATTTGGCTTGTTTAGGGTTTTCAGCAGACCTGGTGATGCAGTCATTCTGTCACACTGCAGCCTACCCTAAGCCTGTGGATGTTAAAACACATCACACCCTGCCTGACTTTATTCAAAACCGAGCTGGCGTTTCATTGCGCCCTGGTGACGGCATCATTCACTCTTGGTTGAACAGAATGTTGTTGCCTGATACGGTTGGAACCGGTGGTGATTCTCACACCCGTTTCCCATTAGGAATTTCATTCCCAGCCGGTTCTGGCTTGGTGGCCTTTGGTGCGGCAACTGGCGTCATGCCTTTAGATATGCCTGAATCTGTTTTGGTTCGATTTAAAGGCGAAATGAAACCAGGCATCACTTTACGTGATTTGGTTCATGCCATTCCTTACTATGCCATTCAAGAAGGCTTGTTAACCGTAGAGAAAAAAGGCAAGAAAAACATATTTTCTGGTCGTATTTTAGAAATTGAAGGCTTGGGTGACTTGAAAGTTGAACAAGCTTTTGAACTGTCTGATGCATCAGCTGAACGTTCTGCAGCCGCTTGTACTATCAAGCTGAATGAAGAACCTATCATTGAATACTTGAATTCAAACATCGTGCTACTGAAGTGGATGATTGCTGAAGGTTACGGCGACAGACGCACCATAGAGCGACGCATTGTAGCAATGGAAGAATGGTTAGAGAACCCTCAATTGATGGAAGCTGATAAAGACGCAGAATATGCAGCTGTCATAGAAATTGATTTGGCTGACATCAATGAGCCGATTTTGTGTGCACCAAATGATCCAGACGATGCCAGATTATTGTCTGAAGTACAAGGCGACAAAATTGATGAAGTGTTCATTGGCTCTTGTATGACCAACATTGGTCACTTCCGTGCCGCTGGTAAATTGTTAGATAAATTCACCGACACCCTACCAACACGATTGTGGATAGCACCACCGACCAAGATGGACGAAGCCTTGCTAACCGAAGAAGGCTATTACAGCATCTTTGGAAAGAGCGGTGCGCGTACTGAAATGCCGGGTTGTTCTTTGTGTATGGGTAACCAAGCACGTGTGGCACCGGGCTGTACCGTGGTTTCTACATCAACACGCAACTTCCCTAACCGCCTGGGTCAAGGTGCCAACGTTTACTTGGCATCAGCTGAACTCGCTGCGATTGCTTCATTGATGGGTAAATTACCAACCGTTGAAGAATACATGTCCTATGCATCTGTTTTAGAAGAAGGCGAAGCAGACACCTACCGTTACATGAATTTCGATCAATTAGACCGTTATTTAAAAGACGCGAAAACAGTGACCTTGGAATTAAAACAAGTGAGCTAA
- a CDS encoding diguanylate cyclase domain-containing protein, producing MFLLNINVYANSETEKTNLIYCVDPDWFPFESIKDGKHIGISSDYVKFVAMDAGLELTFLPTETWQSTLDHLMAGTCHITPMLNKNEARSEFLDFSDTYFNSPNVLVSQKNQPFLKDFDQIDDQVVALSEGFRINDYIKQKYPEVKTRIYASVLEGLMSVADGETDIFVGSMLSTNNYIQQHGLHQLRIAGWGGPEDNLRFGVIKSQSDLLPLINFSLSQIDDAHKLAIYHKWNNITVIDNTNYGLIKKMVMYGAIAAVFLLSYLWMMKRYNRQLQQQNVELNRLKSELTKSNQKFKKLSTHDLLTGLYNRYYFDMALAEESSRYDNDNPIALTVIDIDYFKRINDQYGHSTGDVVLKLFAQLLKDLVNDMDVLARWGGEEFVIFSNNTSLQQAHDKCFEIQKQLKLTTFPGIEHITASYGIASLKQNETMSACFQRADQALYKAKDEGRDRICIADAAEIVSSSA from the coding sequence ATGTTTTTATTGAACATAAATGTTTATGCCAATTCTGAGACTGAAAAAACAAATCTGATTTATTGCGTTGACCCTGATTGGTTCCCATTTGAATCAATCAAAGATGGTAAACACATTGGCATATCTTCTGACTACGTCAAATTTGTCGCCATGGATGCAGGACTTGAGCTCACATTCCTTCCTACTGAAACCTGGCAATCCACATTAGATCACCTGATGGCAGGAACATGTCACATCACGCCGATGCTGAATAAAAATGAAGCACGGAGTGAATTTTTGGACTTTTCTGACACCTACTTTAATTCTCCTAATGTTTTGGTTTCGCAAAAGAACCAACCTTTTTTAAAAGATTTTGATCAAATCGATGACCAAGTGGTTGCTTTGAGCGAGGGCTTCAGAATCAATGATTATATCAAGCAAAAGTATCCAGAAGTGAAAACCAGAATATATGCTTCTGTTTTGGAAGGCTTGATGTCTGTTGCAGATGGTGAAACTGATATTTTTGTTGGCTCAATGCTTTCAACCAATAACTATATACAACAGCATGGTTTGCATCAATTGCGCATTGCTGGATGGGGTGGACCAGAAGACAACCTGAGGTTTGGTGTAATCAAAAGCCAATCTGATTTACTGCCCCTGATTAACTTTTCTCTTTCTCAAATTGATGATGCACATAAACTGGCCATTTATCACAAGTGGAATAACATCACAGTGATAGACAACACCAATTATGGTCTGATAAAAAAAATGGTGATGTATGGTGCCATTGCTGCTGTTTTTTTGCTCAGCTACCTGTGGATGATGAAACGTTATAACCGACAGTTGCAACAACAAAACGTCGAACTCAATCGCTTAAAAAGCGAACTGACAAAGTCTAATCAAAAGTTCAAAAAACTCTCTACACACGACTTATTGACTGGACTTTACAACCGCTACTATTTCGATATGGCATTGGCAGAAGAGTCCTCACGATATGATAATGACAACCCCATTGCACTGACTGTCATTGACATTGATTACTTTAAAAGAATCAATGACCAATACGGCCACTCAACAGGTGATGTGGTACTGAAACTGTTTGCTCAACTGTTAAAAGATTTAGTCAATGATATGGACGTATTGGCTCGATGGGGCGGAGAAGAGTTTGTTATTTTCAGCAACAACACCTCTTTGCAACAAGCGCATGACAAATGTTTTGAAATACAAAAACAACTTAAATTGACCACCTTCCCAGGTATAGAACACATCACAGCCAGTTATGGCATCGCTTCACTAAAACAAAATGAAACCATGTCTGCCTGTTTTCAAAGGGCTGACCAAGCATTGTACAAAGCCAAAGATGAAGGCCGAGACAGAATATGTATTGCTGATGCGGCTGAAATTGTCAGCTCTTCAGCCTAG
- the acnA gene encoding aconitate hydratase AcnA, with product MSNTLNTAMKLACNNKSYTYFSLKKIEELYDISRLPFSLKILLENLLRNENGIDVTVEDIEALCKWDPKAKPATEIAFTPSRVVLQDFTGVPAVVDLAAMRDAMKALGGDVQKINPLSPAELVIDHSIQVDKYGTADAAVMNTQIEFQRNMERYGFLKWGQTAFDSFSVVPPGNGIVHQVNLEYLARVIFGAEQNGELMAYPDTVVGTDSHTTMINGIGVLGWGVGGIEAEAAMLGQAISMLIPQVVGFKLTGNLQEGVTATDLVLTVVDMLREHGVVGKFVEFFGSGLQHLPLADRATIANMAPEYGATCGIFPVDKESLRYLSLTGRSDEQVNLVEQYAKAQGMFHDENSIEAEYTAVLELDMSTVVPSISGPKRPQDRIVLTESKEKFQSLFKEFENGRAKKSIPVAAERGNYEFTDGDIAVAAITSCTNTSNPAVMLGAGLLARNAAAKGLKVKPWVKTSLAPGSRVVSHYLNGAGVMDDLESLGFNVVGFGCTTCIGNSGPLDPALSSAINDNDLIATSVLSGNRNFEGRIHADIQMNFLASPPLVVAYAIAGTMDFDLQNDSLGDDQNGNPIYLKDIWPSNHEIADTIQKHVSKSSFSEGYEGIFEGDENWEKVKTTQSELFDWQADSTYIKNPPYFEGMTLDVGTIDNISGARVLAKLGDSVTTDHISPAGAIAEDSPAGHYLKANGVEKVNFNSYGSRRGNHEVMMRGTFANIRLRNQLAPGTEGGWTRHQPSDEEMSIFDASMKYQAEGTPLVIIGGTEYGTGSSRDWAAKGTNLLGVKAVIVQSYERIHRSNLVGMGVIPLQFKPGESADTFELTGHEVYDISGLKNGESKVAQVNATRPDGSVVTFEVDVRIDTPKEVEYCRHGGILHYVLRNLAS from the coding sequence ATGAGTAACACGTTAAACACTGCCATGAAATTGGCTTGCAATAACAAATCATACACGTATTTCAGCTTAAAAAAAATTGAAGAGCTATACGACATCAGTCGCCTGCCCTTCAGTTTAAAAATTCTTTTAGAAAACCTGTTACGAAATGAAAATGGTATAGATGTGACAGTTGAAGACATCGAAGCCTTGTGTAAATGGGACCCCAAAGCCAAACCAGCCACTGAAATCGCTTTCACCCCTTCTCGAGTGGTATTACAAGATTTTACCGGCGTACCTGCTGTTGTTGATTTGGCTGCCATGCGTGATGCGATGAAAGCGCTGGGCGGTGATGTTCAAAAAATCAATCCACTGTCACCAGCAGAACTGGTGATAGACCATTCCATTCAAGTAGATAAATACGGTACAGCAGATGCGGCTGTAATGAACACTCAAATAGAATTTCAACGCAACATGGAGCGTTACGGTTTTTTAAAATGGGGCCAAACGGCATTTGATTCCTTCAGTGTGGTGCCACCAGGCAATGGTATTGTCCATCAAGTCAATTTAGAGTATTTGGCTAGGGTGATATTTGGGGCTGAACAAAATGGAGAATTGATGGCCTATCCTGACACCGTGGTGGGTACGGATTCACACACCACCATGATCAATGGCATTGGCGTTTTGGGCTGGGGTGTTGGTGGTATTGAAGCAGAAGCTGCCATGCTTGGACAAGCCATTTCCATGTTGATACCTCAGGTGGTTGGCTTTAAATTGACAGGCAACTTACAAGAAGGTGTCACCGCTACAGATTTGGTATTAACCGTTGTAGACATGCTGCGTGAACACGGCGTGGTAGGTAAATTTGTAGAATTTTTTGGTTCTGGTTTACAACACTTACCTTTGGCAGATCGAGCCACCATTGCCAATATGGCACCTGAATACGGGGCCACTTGTGGCATATTCCCTGTTGACAAAGAGTCACTGCGTTACCTTTCTTTGACTGGCCGCTCTGATGAACAAGTCAACTTGGTTGAGCAATATGCCAAAGCACAAGGCATGTTCCATGACGAAAACAGCATTGAAGCAGAATACACCGCTGTCTTAGAGTTAGACATGAGTACAGTGGTACCTAGCATATCAGGGCCTAAACGCCCACAAGATCGCATTGTATTGACTGAATCTAAAGAAAAATTTCAGTCGCTGTTCAAAGAATTTGAAAACGGTCGTGCGAAAAAATCTATACCTGTTGCGGCTGAACGTGGCAATTATGAATTCACAGATGGTGACATTGCCGTTGCGGCCATCACATCTTGCACCAACACATCCAATCCCGCAGTCATGTTAGGCGCTGGCTTGCTGGCCAGGAATGCCGCAGCCAAAGGTTTAAAAGTCAAACCCTGGGTTAAGACCTCTTTAGCCCCTGGCTCTCGTGTGGTTTCACATTATTTAAATGGCGCTGGTGTGATGGATGATTTGGAGTCTCTTGGCTTTAATGTGGTTGGCTTTGGTTGTACCACCTGTATTGGAAACTCAGGCCCGTTAGATCCCGCTTTATCCTCTGCAATCAATGACAATGACTTGATTGCCACTTCAGTATTATCAGGTAACAGAAACTTTGAAGGTCGCATTCATGCTGACATTCAAATGAATTTCCTGGCCTCACCACCTTTGGTTGTGGCATATGCCATTGCAGGCACCATGGATTTTGATTTACAAAATGATTCACTGGGTGATGACCAAAACGGCAATCCTATTTATTTGAAAGACATCTGGCCCAGCAACCACGAAATAGCTGACACCATACAAAAACACGTGTCAAAAAGCAGTTTTTCTGAAGGCTATGAAGGCATCTTTGAAGGAGATGAAAACTGGGAAAAAGTAAAAACCACACAATCGGAGCTGTTTGATTGGCAAGCTGACTCCACATATATCAAAAACCCGCCATACTTTGAAGGCATGACCTTAGATGTGGGAACCATTGATAACATTTCAGGCGCTCGCGTTTTGGCCAAATTAGGTGATTCGGTGACGACTGACCACATTTCTCCAGCAGGTGCCATCGCAGAAGATTCGCCAGCCGGGCATTACCTGAAAGCGAATGGTGTTGAGAAAGTGAATTTCAACTCATATGGCTCAAGACGCGGAAACCACGAAGTCATGATGCGTGGCACCTTTGCCAACATCAGATTACGAAACCAACTGGCTCCAGGCACCGAAGGTGGTTGGACCCGTCATCAACCTTCTGATGAAGAAATGAGTATCTTCGATGCCTCAATGAAGTACCAAGCTGAAGGCACGCCTTTGGTTATCATAGGCGGCACTGAATATGGTACCGGCTCATCACGTGACTGGGCAGCTAAAGGCACTAATTTATTGGGTGTTAAAGCAGTCATCGTACAAAGCTACGAGCGCATACACAGGTCTAACTTGGTTGGCATGGGTGTCATCCCGTTGCAATTCAAACCAGGCGAAAGTGCCGATACATTTGAACTGACAGGTCATGAAGTCTATGACATCAGCGGCTTGAAAAATGGCGAAAGTAAAGTGGCTCAAGTTAATGCTACCAGACCAGATGGCAGCGTTGTGACTTTTGAAGTCGATGTTAGAATCGACACGCCTAAAGAAGTTGAATACTGTCGTCATGGTGGTATTTTGCACTATGTACTGAGAAACCTGGCTTCATAA
- the dapB gene encoding 4-hydroxy-tetrahydrodipicolinate reductase, whose translation MTDKLKIIVAGASGRLGKCLIRLIAASDDCELLAGLVSENSPSLGKDLGELAGLPAMNVLASYNTDGTAADVMIDFSQSAGFDELVDFCVMSETALVSGTTGLVQAQYDRLAHASKFIPVMWTSNFSINVQVLKNMLQIIKQFNPDADFSIKETHHIHKKDAPSGTAISLAQAVDSSGKMQKFSESQFQLGDVKIEAVRKGEIPGIHEVTCELNSETITLEHSAHDPDVFAQGALQAALWIKGKSKGFYDLNHVIMG comes from the coding sequence ATGACGGATAAATTGAAAATCATTGTGGCTGGTGCCTCTGGCCGTTTGGGAAAATGTTTGATTCGATTGATTGCTGCGTCAGATGATTGTGAGCTGTTGGCGGGATTGGTTTCTGAAAACAGTCCATCACTGGGTAAAGATTTGGGTGAATTGGCTGGCTTGCCAGCGATGAATGTTTTGGCCAGTTACAACACCGATGGCACAGCAGCAGATGTGATGATTGATTTCAGTCAATCAGCAGGCTTCGACGAGCTGGTTGATTTTTGTGTGATGAGTGAAACGGCTTTGGTCAGTGGAACCACTGGATTGGTACAAGCGCAATATGACCGATTGGCCCATGCATCTAAATTCATTCCTGTGATGTGGACGAGTAACTTTTCAATCAACGTCCAAGTATTGAAAAACATGCTCCAAATCATCAAGCAATTTAATCCAGATGCTGATTTTTCCATCAAAGAAACGCATCATATACATAAGAAGGACGCGCCTTCTGGTACGGCCATCAGCTTGGCTCAAGCGGTTGACTCTTCTGGAAAAATGCAAAAATTTTCTGAGTCTCAGTTTCAATTAGGTGACGTTAAAATTGAGGCCGTACGTAAAGGTGAAATTCCTGGTATACACGAAGTCACCTGTGAATTGAACAGTGAAACCATCACATTAGAACATTCTGCGCATGACCCTGACGTGTTTGCCCAAGGTGCCTTGCAAGCAGCTCTGTGGATTAAAGGCAAAAGCAAGGGTTTTTATGACCTCAACCACGTCATCATGGGTTGA
- the dnaJ gene encoding molecular chaperone DnaJ — protein MAQKDLYKILGIEKSATAAEIKKAFKRTAMKLHPDRNADDPSAQDKFKEAQMAYEILKDEQKRQAYDQYGFDAVSGQGGGQGPGGFGGGGFHGDVGDMFGDIFSDIFGGGGRGRGRQGPQRGRDVQIEMTVELEEAINGVSKEINIPTMVSCDPCHGTGSKDGKTSTCSTCGGVGQVRMQQGMFSVQQACPDCKGQGQTISNPCGSCHGQGRKQEKTKLNVKIPAGVDQGDRIRLSGKGEAGPQGGPAGDLYVDIHVIPHKIFVREGDHLFCEMPIDFATACLGGEIIVPTLTGEVKLKVPAETQSGKQFRLRGKGVKSIRSHSTGDLHCKVNVETPVSLSGEQKDLIEQLDKTIKASGDKNNPRKKGWFDNVKSFLDKMTG, from the coding sequence ATGGCACAAAAAGATTTATACAAGATTCTGGGCATTGAAAAATCAGCCACAGCGGCAGAAATCAAAAAAGCATTCAAACGCACAGCGATGAAACTTCATCCTGACAGGAATGCCGATGATCCGAGTGCGCAAGATAAATTCAAAGAAGCCCAAATGGCTTATGAAATCTTAAAGGACGAACAAAAACGCCAAGCATACGATCAATATGGCTTTGATGCGGTATCTGGTCAAGGCGGTGGACAAGGTCCCGGTGGTTTTGGCGGCGGCGGTTTCCACGGTGACGTCGGTGACATGTTTGGTGACATCTTCAGTGATATTTTTGGCGGCGGCGGTCGGGGTCGTGGGCGTCAAGGTCCACAACGTGGTCGCGACGTTCAAATTGAAATGACCGTTGAATTAGAAGAAGCCATCAATGGCGTTTCTAAAGAAATCAATATCCCGACAATGGTTTCTTGTGATCCATGTCATGGTACGGGATCAAAAGACGGAAAGACTTCGACGTGCTCTACTTGTGGTGGTGTGGGTCAGGTTCGCATGCAGCAAGGCATGTTTTCTGTTCAACAGGCATGTCCTGATTGTAAGGGTCAAGGCCAAACCATTTCAAACCCTTGTGGTTCTTGTCACGGGCAAGGTCGCAAGCAAGAAAAAACTAAGTTGAACGTTAAAATTCCAGCAGGTGTAGATCAAGGCGATCGCATCAGATTGTCTGGAAAAGGTGAAGCAGGTCCACAAGGCGGTCCAGCCGGTGACTTGTATGTGGATATCCATGTGATTCCACATAAGATTTTTGTCAGAGAAGGTGATCATTTATTCTGTGAGATGCCGATAGACTTTGCTACAGCCTGTCTAGGTGGTGAAATCATCGTGCCGACTTTGACAGGTGAAGTTAAGTTAAAAGTGCCGGCAGAAACACAGTCTGGTAAACAGTTCCGTTTACGAGGCAAGGGTGTGAAATCAATTCGTTCGCACAGTACTGGAGACTTGCACTGTAAAGTCAATGTTGAGACGCCAGTGAGTTTGTCTGGTGAGCAAAAAGATTTAATAGAGCAATTAGACAAAACCATCAAAGCGTCGGGTGACAAAAACAACCCACGCAAAAAAGGTTGGTTTGATAATGTGAAATCATTTTTAGATAAAATGACCGGTTGA
- a CDS encoding TetR/AcrR family transcriptional regulator — protein MSSKRDLILAATQELLSKHGFHGFSMKQLADTAGVAAGSIYNHFENKEDLILQLHLQILTDIASYTFASYDDKATLFAQYQHFWLQFWNYCLDHPTAVLCKDQFDHLPPKQKAVQSEKIMQLFEPLTRFFEAGKSQKVFKDLDNEVLSVLSLETSSVLARLQLMQQINLTEENIKEVIEASWHSISK, from the coding sequence ATGTCAAGTAAAAGGGATCTCATTTTAGCGGCCACTCAAGAGTTGCTCTCTAAGCACGGTTTTCATGGTTTTTCAATGAAGCAATTAGCCGATACGGCGGGTGTTGCTGCGGGTTCAATTTACAATCATTTTGAAAATAAAGAAGATTTGATTTTACAATTGCATTTGCAAATATTAACTGACATTGCGAGTTATACTTTTGCATCATACGATGACAAAGCCACGTTGTTTGCTCAATACCAACATTTTTGGCTGCAGTTTTGGAATTACTGCTTAGATCATCCAACGGCCGTATTGTGTAAAGACCAATTTGATCATTTGCCACCAAAACAAAAAGCCGTCCAAAGTGAAAAAATCATGCAATTATTCGAGCCTTTGACGCGTTTTTTTGAAGCAGGGAAGTCGCAAAAAGTTTTTAAGGATTTAGATAATGAAGTGCTGAGTGTCTTAAGTCTTGAAACATCATCAGTTTTGGCTCGGTTGCAATTAATGCAACAAATCAATTTAACTGAAGAAAATATTAAAGAAGTGATTGAAGCCAGTTGGCACAGCATCAGTAAATGA
- a CDS encoding DUF1207 domain-containing protein, whose translation MNIRLIIIFTFSSCLTPAYAIKEQPLIDQITTCSAIKEEQSRLACYDAIATTKTTKPLASKEQTPTSTHTITKQSFPHLIADLNETNLQFSYGQLDFLGHDFNSVLLGVGKNQSVKTWQFKSSNPITFSVFGQIRSQFDVSQIDTRNNRGGALINTDFSVGGALVQNLADWSWRFSYTHRSTHLGDEFLIDNPEYIEDRLNLSYETVKWTASRSINSWDVYAGLGLITRSEPGNLGKHMWQAGAQYLGQTPWLNAPYLRPVVGLDLKSWEAADWVINATFRAGIEIQELTDLPFQILFEYQDGHSPYGQFYTEDLSFMGLTFLQNW comes from the coding sequence ATGAACATTCGATTGATAATAATTTTTACCTTCAGTAGTTGCTTAACCCCTGCTTATGCCATTAAAGAACAGCCACTGATTGATCAAATAACCACATGCTCAGCCATAAAAGAGGAACAAAGTAGGTTGGCATGCTATGACGCCATAGCAACAACCAAAACAACCAAGCCTCTGGCCTCAAAAGAACAAACCCCCACCAGCACTCACACCATCACCAAACAGTCATTCCCACATTTAATCGCTGACTTGAATGAAACCAATTTACAGTTCAGTTATGGCCAGTTGGATTTCTTAGGCCATGATTTCAACTCGGTATTGCTGGGTGTTGGAAAAAACCAGTCGGTTAAAACTTGGCAATTCAAGTCCAGCAATCCCATAACATTCAGTGTGTTCGGCCAGATTCGGTCTCAATTTGATGTCAGCCAAATAGACACCAGGAATAACAGGGGCGGTGCCTTAATTAACACAGATTTTTCGGTCGGTGGAGCACTGGTTCAAAACTTAGCAGATTGGTCATGGCGTTTTTCATACACCCACAGGAGCACACATTTAGGAGATGAATTCCTCATAGACAACCCAGAGTATATCGAAGACAGATTGAACTTATCCTATGAAACCGTCAAATGGACCGCATCACGTTCAATCAACAGCTGGGACGTATATGCCGGCTTAGGTTTGATAACCCGTTCAGAACCCGGTAATTTAGGCAAACACATGTGGCAAGCAGGGGCTCAATACCTTGGCCAAACCCCATGGTTGAACGCTCCATACTTACGACCCGTGGTAGGCTTGGATTTAAAGTCATGGGAAGCAGCTGACTGGGTAATTAATGCCACATTCAGAGCAGGTATAGAAATCCAAGAGTTAACTGACTTACCTTTTCAAATTTTGTTTGAATACCAAGATGGGCACTCGCCCTACGGACAGTTTTACACCGAAGATTTGAGTTTTATGGGACTGACCTTTTTACAGAACTGGTAA